The proteins below come from a single Macaca fascicularis isolate 582-1 chromosome 9, T2T-MFA8v1.1 genomic window:
- the LOC135965104 gene encoding uncharacterized protein isoform X1: MAEVLTLATEPDETSHITIEHTYTPEDQEEAKAIGAIENKDTKNWEKGGKIVLPQKEALAMIQQMHAWTHLSNRKLRLLIEKTDFLIPKASTLVEQVTSACKVCQQVNAGATRVSEGKRTRGNRPGVYWEIDFTEVKPHYAGYKYLLVFVDTFSGWVEAYPTRQETAHIVAKKILEEIFPRFGLPKVIGSDNGPAFVSQTDLQARLKGLQAVQAQIWAPLAELYQPGHPQTSHPFQVGDSVYVRRHRTQGLEPRWKGPYIVLLTTPTAIKVDGISTWIHASHAKAAPGTPGPTPPETWKLRRSEDPLKIRLSRI; this comes from the exons ATGGCGGAAGTACTGACCCTAGCCACAGAACCTGACGAAACCAGCCACATAACTATTGAACATACTTATACCCCAGAAGACCAGGAAGAAGCAAAGGCCATAGGGgctatagaaaacaaagacactaaaaactgggaaaaaggagggaaaatagtccttccccaaaaggaggccctggcaatgatccagcagatgcatgcctggacacacttgagTAATCGAAAGCTAAGATTACTGAttgaaaaaactgactttctaatcccaaaggcaagtaccctcgtagaacaagtgacatctgcctgtaaggtctgtcagcaggtaaacgCTGGGGCTACCCGAGTGTCAGAAGGAAAACGAACTCGTGGTAACCGCCCAggagtctattgggaaatagacttcactgaagtaaaacctcactatgctggatataagtacttactagtgtttgtagataccttttcaggatgggtagaagcctaccccacccggcaagaaacggcacacatagtagccaagaaaattttggaagaaatctttcctagattcggacttcccaaggtaattgggtcagataacgggccggccttcgtttctcag actgacctacaggcccggctaaaaggactccaagcagtacaggcccaaatctgggcccccttggcagaactgtaccaaccaggacatccacagaccagtcaccccttccaggtgggagactctgtctacgttagacggcatcgcactcaaggactagagcctcggtggaaaggaccctacattgttctcctgaccacACCCACAGCCATAAAGGTGGACGGAATCTCCACTTGGATCCACGCATCCCACGCCAAGGCTGCTCCAGGGACGCCCGGACCAACACCACCTGAGACATGGAAACTCCGACGCTCCGAAGACCCgctcaagataagactctctcGTATCTAG
- the LOC141407590 gene encoding uncharacterized protein — MLQDSQMQAEAGLRENTVKACQSQKDVICVLPLPCADKEGIDSSVPTFGALAGKWGRPRTPDPSGGDPSGPGHGLLTERTYQVLLTTEERQRVLLEARKNVPGPGGLPTQLPNEIDEGFPLTHPDWDYETAPGRESLRIYRQALLAGLKGAGKRPTNLAKVRTITQERDESPAAFMERLLEGFRMYTPFDPEALEHKATVAMAFIDQAALDIKGKLQRLDGIQTYGLQELVREAEKVYNKRETPEEREARLAKEQMEREDRKDRVRNKHLTKILAAVVKEKGPGREGEKRRRPKVEKDQCAYCKERGHWIKDCPKRPKDQKKPAAVLTLGEDSE; from the exons ATGTTGCAGGACTCTCAGATGCAA GCAGAAGCAGGTCTCAGGGAAAATACAGTCAAGGCCTGTCAGAGCCAGAAGGACGTCATCTGCGTGCTGCCACTGCCTTGTGCAGATAAG gagggaatcgacagttcggttccaacatttggtgcgttggccgggaagtggggtcgtccgaggacccccgacccatccggcggagacccatctggcccgggccacggactgctgactgaacggacctaccag gtcctcctaaccactgaagaaaggcagcgagtcctcctggaggcccggaaaaatgtgccaggaccaggaggcctcccaacccaacttcccaatgaaatagacgagggatttcccctcacccacccagactgggactatgaaacggcaccaggtagggagagtctccgaatctatcgccaggctctgttggcgggtctcaaaggggcaggaaagcgccccacaaatttggccaaggtaAGGACCATAACTCAGGAAAGGGATGAAAGCCCAGCAGCTTtcatggaaaggcttctggaaggattccgaatgtataccccattcgatccagaggccctagaacataaggctaccgtagctatggcattcatagaccaagctgcattagatataaaaggaaaactccaaaggctagatggaatccaaacctatggattacaggaattggttagggaggcagaaaaagtatataataagagagaaacccctgaggaaagggaagccaggttagcAAAGGAACAGATGGAGCGAGAGGATCGTAAGGACCGAGTGAGaaataagcatttaacaaaaatcctggcggcagttgtaaaagagaaaggaccagggagagagggagaaaagcgAAGGCggccaaaagtggaaaaagaccagTGTGCCTACTGCAAAGAACGGGGACATTGGATTAAAGATTGCCCCAAGCGTcctaaagaccaaaagaaacctgCCGCTGTCCTCACCCTAGGTGAAGATAGCGAATAA
- the LOC135965104 gene encoding uncharacterized protein isoform X2, whose translation MAEVLTLATEPDETSHITIEHTYTPEDQEEAKAIGAIENKDTKNWEKGGKIVLPQKEALAMIQQMHAWTHLSNRKLRLLIEKTDFLIPKASTLVEQVTSACKVCQQVNAGATRVSEGKRTRGNRPGVYWEIDFTEVKPHYAGYKYLLVFVDTFSGWVEAYPTRQETAHIVAKKILEEIFPRFGLPKTDLQARLKGLQAVQAQIWAPLAELYQPGHPQTSHPFQVGDSVYVRRHRTQGLEPRWKGPYIVLLTTPTAIKVDGISTWIHASHAKAAPGTPGPTPPETWKLRRSEDPLKIRLSRI comes from the exons ATGGCGGAAGTACTGACCCTAGCCACAGAACCTGACGAAACCAGCCACATAACTATTGAACATACTTATACCCCAGAAGACCAGGAAGAAGCAAAGGCCATAGGGgctatagaaaacaaagacactaaaaactgggaaaaaggagggaaaatagtccttccccaaaaggaggccctggcaatgatccagcagatgcatgcctggacacacttgagTAATCGAAAGCTAAGATTACTGAttgaaaaaactgactttctaatcccaaaggcaagtaccctcgtagaacaagtgacatctgcctgtaaggtctgtcagcaggtaaacgCTGGGGCTACCCGAGTGTCAGAAGGAAAACGAACTCGTGGTAACCGCCCAggagtctattgggaaatagacttcactgaagtaaaacctcactatgctggatataagtacttactagtgtttgtagataccttttcaggatgggtagaagcctaccccacccggcaagaaacggcacacatagtagccaagaaaattttggaagaaatctttcctagattcggacttcccaag actgacctacaggcccggctaaaaggactccaagcagtacaggcccaaatctgggcccccttggcagaactgtaccaaccaggacatccacagaccagtcaccccttccaggtgggagactctgtctacgttagacggcatcgcactcaaggactagagcctcggtggaaaggaccctacattgttctcctgaccacACCCACAGCCATAAAGGTGGACGGAATCTCCACTTGGATCCACGCATCCCACGCCAAGGCTGCTCCAGGGACGCCCGGACCAACACCACCTGAGACATGGAAACTCCGACGCTCCGAAGACCCgctcaagataagactctctcGTATCTAG